In a single window of the Nicotiana tomentosiformis chromosome 8, ASM39032v3, whole genome shotgun sequence genome:
- the LOC138897992 gene encoding uncharacterized protein, with product MIHDAQAVEVYHGEGAHGEEVPFRGYFVGVEDATGPSDLEASKKSSGKAGIPRIFSEAQLALNQQFDPAGSTKARMIGQLRTEVDVVKAGAGELKKNMDHLASEKEAARAQLASVEAQLRSSKERALVQVKNIEEFQSRLGSVTSDRERLASELAAAKSEAEIAMANAGAMMAIYRSDAEAAQVRVKEVAEASQARENWVAEHAKYQSRRETLEEIHARGFDLTAEIENAKELEAEARVLAFPDDDDTKSMSGSESEGGLEVKMLLL from the exons ATGATACATGACGCCCAAGCTGTGGAGGTTTATCATGGGGAGGGAGCCCATGGAGAGGAAGTTCCTTTTCGTGGTTATTTTGTTGGAGTAGAAGATGCTACCGGTCCGAGCGATTTGGAGGCTTCGAAGAAAAGCTCGGGCAAGGCGGGGATTCCTCGTATATTCAGCGAAGCTCAGCTGGCCCTGAATCAG CAGTTCGATCCGGCAGGTTCAACAAAAGCTCGAATGATTGGTCAGCTTCGCACCGAGGTGGATGTAGTGAAAGCGGGGGCCGGTGAGTTGAAAAAGAACATGGACCACCTTGCTTCTGAAAAGGAGGCTGCCCGGGCTCAATTGGCCTCGGTCGAGGCCCAACTCCGAAGCTCGAAAGAGAGAGCCTTGGTGCAAGTGAAGAATatcgaggagttccagtctcggttggGCTCAGTGACttctgatcgagagagactgGCCTCGGAATTGGCAGCGGCCAAATCAGAGGCCGAAATAGCCATGGCTAATGCTGGTGCAATGATGGCTATTTACCggtccgatgctgaagccgctcaggtTCGGGTAAAAGAGGTTGCCGAGGCATCTCAAGCTCGAGAAAAttgggttgccgagcatgctaaataccaatctcggagggagactctagaggagatccacgctcgtgGCTTTGATCTTACAGCCGAGATCGAGAATgcaaaagagctcgaagccgaagccagagtgttggcctttcccGATGATGATGATACCAAGAGTATGAGTGGTTCTGAGAGTGAAGGAGGTCTCGAGGTGAAAATGCTTCTCCTGTAG
- the LOC104093914 gene encoding protein SMALL AUXIN UP-REGULATED RNA 10-like: protein MSGCRKICHIVKLCQRLRRLKKKATMFIRRVQSDVPAGHVAVTVGTNCKRYVVRTTYLNHPVFKKLLSQAEEEYGFNNSGPLAIPCDETLFEELLCYLARSDSKNNNKKNMSLFTRFEDFQSYCHVGIRSNFDIWSDPRPLLHVTCNKSVTIG from the coding sequence ATGTCGGGCTGCAGAAAAATCTGCCACATTGTTAAGCTATGCCAAAGGCTGCGGCGGTTGAAGAAGAAGGCAACTATGTTCATCCGCCGTGTCCAGTCCGATGTGCCTGCCGGACACGTGGCAGTCACAGTGGGAACGAATTGCAAAAGATATGTTGTACGCACCACCTACTTGAACCACCCTGTGTTCAAGAAACTCCTCTCTCAAGCTGAGGAAGAGTACGGTTTCAACAATTCTGGCCCCTTAGCTATTCCTTGCGACGAGACATTGTTCGAGGAGTTACTATGTTATTTGGCCCGTTCTGATTCcaagaacaacaacaaaaaaaacatGTCTTTGTTCACAAGGTTTGAAGACTTTCAGAGCTACTGTCACGTAGGAATCAGAAGCAACTTTGACATTTGGTCTGACCCTAGACCCCTCTTGCATGTCACATGTAATAAGTCCGTCACAATTGGTTAA
- the LOC104093920 gene encoding uncharacterized protein, with protein sequence MEALKECRANLVVYLHPQKAKNVMDAVYRELSSLLFKFNEALDGVVLTYEPKFSSNLAKILPGIHPYFGVRFEAKLLLFYPKPEMPLEGEVVKVGQQSIHMIVLGFASAFIADEDIREDFQYKIKHGKEVYISRSDKKHRIEVGTTLRFSVKSFDEEMLHVCGSLIPTNTGSVQWLERKAEESQADSVTEKSISNKRPVEVLETDNLVPYSEKLKSENHIKKSRRSKNRDS encoded by the exons ATGGAGGCATTGAAAGAGTGTAGAGCGAATTTGGTAGTGTATTTACATCCACAGAAAGCCAAAAATGTCATGGACGCTGTTTATCGTGAACTCAGCTCTCTTCTTTTCAA GTTCAATGAAGCTTTAGATGGTGTGGTATTGACCTATGAACCAAAGTTTAGTAGCAATTTGGCTAAGATTCTTCCAGGAATTCACCCTTATTTTGGTGTCAGATTTGAAGCAAAATTGCTGCTTTTTTATCCCAAGCCAGAAATGCCATTAG AAGGTGAGGTCGTCAAAGTTGGCCAGCAGTCTATTCACATGATTGTTCTTGGTTTTGCTTCTGCCTTCATAGCAGATGAAGACATTCGAGAAGATTTTCAGTATAAAATT AAACATGGGAAAGAAGTTTATATCAGCAGATCTGACAAGAAACATAGGATCGAAGTTGGAACTACTCTACGATTCTCAGTCAAGAG tttTGATGAAGAGATGTTGCATGTATGTGGGTCATTAATTCCAACTAACACGGGAAGTGTTCAATGGTTGGAGAGGAAGGCAGAAGAGTCTCAAGCTGACAG TGTTACTGAAAAGAGCATAAGCAACAAAAGGCCTGTTGAAGTGCTTGAGACTGATAACTTAGTGCCCTACTCGGAAAAATTGAAATCCGAAAATCATATCAAGAAATCGAGAAGATCTAAAAACAGAGATAGCTGA
- the LOC104093936 gene encoding probable methyltransferase At1g29790 → MGSVSLKIGDGTARFKRASYCSSALNLLMLFSVVTTNLFALYAFTSSPKNHHNAHLLLPHTHKNISLISEQVSLILREIDSSQKKLAQMEKELLGYESIDLSNSKIATELRTFLQHHLLPLGKDSRTGITEMVASVGHSCVNSMDLLSQFMNYKVSGPCPDDWSLGQKLILSGCEPLPRRRCFAKTIPKVGLQSFPDSLYKNYSDKIYSWSGLGCKNLACLNAKKLNRDCAGCFDIINGYETQRYVKGRGKNDFLINDVLAMGNGGIRIGFDIGGGSGTFAARMAERNVTVVTATLNVDAPFNEFIAARGLFPLYLSLDHRFPFHDNTFDLVHAGNVLDVNGRPEKLEFLMFDIDRVLRAGGLFWLDNFLCTSEDKRSALTRLIERFGYKKLKWVVGERINGSGKSEVYLSAVLQKPVRA, encoded by the coding sequence ATGGGATCTGTGTCTCTGAAAATAGGTGATGGAACTGCCAGATTCAAGAGGGCTTCTTACTGTTCTTCAGCTCTGAATCTGCTTATGCTCTTCTCTGTAGTTACTACTAATCTTTTTGCTTTATATGCTTTTACATCCTCACCCAAGAACCATCACAATGCTCATCTACTACTTCCACATACCCACAAGAACATATCTTTGATCTCAGAACAAGTCTCTTTAATTCTAAGAGAGATTGATTCATCACAAAAGAAGTTAGCCCAAATGGAGAAAGAGCTCTTAGGATATGAAAGTATTGATCTTTCTAATTCCAAGATTGCAACTGAGCTGAGAACTTTCTTGCAACACCATTTGCTTCCTTTGGGTAAAGATTCAAGAACTGGGATCACTGAAATGGTagcttctgttggacattcttgTGTTAACTCTATGGATTTGTTGTCTCAGTTTATGAATTATAAGGTTAGTGGGCCCTGTCCTGATGATTGGAGTCTTGGTCAGAAGCTGATTCTCAGTGGTTGTGAGCCTTTGCCAAGAAGAAGGTGCTTTGCTAAGACTATTCCTAAGGTTGGTTTACAATCTTTTCCTGATTCACTTTATAAAAATTATAGTGATAAGATTTATAGTTGGAGTGGTCTTGGTTGCAAGAATTTAGCTTGTTTAAATGCTAAGAAATTGAATAGAGATTGTGCTGGTTGTTTTGATATAATTAATGGGTATGAGACACAGAGATATGTTAAAGGTAGGGGAAAGAATGATTTCCTCATTAATGATGTGTTAGCAATGGGAAATGGTGGAATTAGAATCGGGTTTGATATTGGTGGGGGATCTGGTACTTTTGCTGCTAGAATGGCTGAGAGGAATGTGACTGTAGTTACTGCTACTTTGAATGTTGATGCACCGTTCAATGAATTCATTGCTGCTAGGGGTCTTTTCCCTTTGTATTTAAGTTTAGATCATCGATTCCCCTTTCATGATAATACGTTTGATTTGGTTCATGCGGGAAATGTACTGGATGTTAACGGTCGCCCTGAGAAATTGGAGTTTTTGATGTTTGATATTGATAGAGTTCTGAGGGCTGGAGGATTGTTTTGGTTGGATAATTTTCTGTGCACAAGCGAAGACAAGAGAAGCGCATTAACTAGGTTAATTGAACGTTTTGGGTACAAGAAGCTCAAATGGGTTGTGGGTGAGAGGATCAACGGATCTGGAAAATCTGAGGTTTATTTGTCTGCTGTTCTACAGAAACCAGTTAGAGCTTGA
- the LOC104093947 gene encoding protein IQ-DOMAIN 32-like encodes MGKPTASCFKIISCGTDSIDHDQFEASEIKGSSDKRRWSFRKRSPSHRLIVSETPSPNKDCTESANADLQTKSVSTLQEKASVLQLADEEPRSSASADSKLSEPITTKVNDSKTDLTVDEQEVLVIQTAIRAFLAQRALLKHKNVTILQAAVRGHLVRRHAVGTLRCVQAIVKMQALVRARHAYRLVEGSNISDKLDGKENLGKRAEVTHTSISKLLSNRFAQQLLESTPRTKSINIKCDPSKSDSAWKWLERWMSVSSGYQQSQGSELPADQQEIENIEYSRNLLETVQFETKSIISGRAVKESPLPSESDQNLMSYGADSIDLKSHKPTSPPSNSNLEQSQPQVVGETNSRDDTLDSIPAHLKDSDELQETEPTALPDKIDSEGDQNVHSVTRIYPEPPEPEDKMFIYGSRKASNPAFVAAQTKFEKLSSAAKSAKVSRSSNHEAEVESCADTVSYTTDHGFGARETALSENSMRVQVGGSECGTELSISSTLDSPDRYEAGAQEFEQELEASEDDIVYDKSNGCSHIGDDSITIPRNDLLCFNADGGREDATDDANSEHIDVISPDVFHGEQKKENNIVKSSPEASARRHLTGPESQGTPSSQVSVNPKKIRSEKSGSNPKRRSSSTVLKFPSNPKTDSGITSSEQLTKDRRNGKQHSSFDSERTQHDDQEPRDSSSSNSLPSYMQATKSARAKAISNSSPRSSPDVQSKEAYIKKKHSHSGSNGRQGSARDGQSPSHAQRGAKENGTQSMQERKWQR; translated from the exons ATGGGAAAACCAACAGCTTCTTGCTTCAAGATCATTTCTTGTGGCACTGACTCCATTGACCATGATCAATTTGAAGCTTCTGAG ATCAAGGGCTCAAGTGATAAACGTAGATGGAGTTTCCGCAAGAGATCTCCTAGTCATCGTTTGATAGTTTCAGAAACACCATCTCCTAACAAGGACTGCACAGAATCTGCGAACGCTGACCTACAAACAAAATCTGTTTCTACACTTCAAGAGAAGGCATCTGTTCTACAGTTGGCTGATGAGGAGCCTCGGTCCTCAGCCTCAGCGGACTCAAAGCTATCAGAGCCAATCACTACTAAAGTGAATGATAGTAAAACTGACCTCACTGTGGATGAACAAGAAGTTCTAGTCATTCAGACTGCAATAAGAGCATTTCTG GCTCAAAGAGCTCTATTGAAGCATAAGAATGTAACTATATTGCAAGCTGCTGTACGAGGACATTTAGTTCGAAGACATGCTGTGGGAACTCTTCGATGTGTTCAAGCCATTGTCAAAATGCAAGCACTTGTTCGAGCACGTCATGCTTATCGCCTTGTTGAAGGATCTAATATCTCTGACAAACTAGAT GGAAAGGAGAACTTGGGAAAAAGAGCGGAGGTTACACACACTTCTATTTCAAAGCTACTTAGCAATAGATTTGCTCAACAG CTCCTTGAATCAACTCCAAGGACCAAAAGTATTAATATCAAGTGTGATCCTTCCAAATCTGACTCAGCGTGGAAATGGTTGGAAAGATGGATGTCTGTTTCATCAGGATATCAACAGTCACAGGGATCGGAATTACCTGCAGATCAGCAGGAGATTGAAAATATTGAGTATTCAAGAAATCTTTTGGAAACAGTTCAATTTGAAACTAAGTCAATCATCTCCGGGCGGGCTGTGAAGGAATCACCTCTTCCATCTGAAAGTGATCAAAATTTGATGTCTTATGGTGCAGACAGCATAGACTTGAAATCCCACAAACCAACATCACCTCCTTCAAATAGTAATTTGGAACAGTCTCAGCCTCAGGTAGTTGGTGAAACTAATTCAAGAGATGACACTTTGGATTCTATTCCTGCTCACTTAAAGGACTCAGATGAGCTCCAAGAAACTGAGCCGACTGCTCTCCCTGATAAGATTGATTCTGAAGGCGACCAGAATGTACATTCTGTTACACGGATTTACCCTGAGCCTCCAGAGCCAGAGGACAAAATGTTCATATATGGATCAAGAAAGGCAAGTAATCCTGCATTTGTTGCTGCTCAGACAAAGTTTGAAAAACTGAGTTCAGCAGCTAAATCAGCCAAAGTATCTCGTTCGTCTAATCACgaagctgaggtagaatcctgtGCAGATACGGTTTCATATACCACTGATCACGGATTTGGGGCTAGGGAAACTGCCTTATCAGAAAACTCAATGAGGGTTCAAGTTGGGGGCTCTGAATGTGGTACCGAGCTTTCTATTTCTTCCACCCTTGATTCACCAGATAGATATGAGGCTGGAGCTCAAGAATTTGAGCAGGAACTAGAAGCTTCAGAGGATGATATTGTTTATGATAAGAGCAATGGATGCTCACACATTGGAGATGATAGTATAACCATTCCTCGGAATGACTTATTATGCTTCAACGCTGATGGAGGGAGAGAAGATGCCACTGATGATGCAAATAGTGAGCATATTGATGTTATCAGCCCCGATGTATTTCATGGAGAGCAGAAGAAAGAGAACAATATAGTTAAGTCATCACCAGAAGCATCCGCAAGGAGGCATTTAACTGGCCCTGAATCCCAAGGAACACCTTCTAGTCAGGTATCAGTGAATCCTAAGAAGATTAGAAGTGAAAAAAGTGGATCAAATCCCAAGCGCCGATCCTCATCCACTGTTTTAAAGTTCCCCTCAAATCCTAAAACTGATTCAGGCATAACAAGTTCAGAACAATTAACAAAGGATCGCAGAAATGGCAAGCAGCACAGCTCTTTCGATTCAGAGAGAACTCAACATGATGATCAGGAGCCTAGAGATAGCAGTAGTAGCAATTCCCTCCCGAGTTACATGCAAGCCACAAAATCTGCAAGAGCCAAAGCAATCTCAAATAGCTCTCCAAGATCAAGTCCAGATGTCCAAAGTAAAGAAGCATACATCAAAAAGAAACACTCCCACTCTGGTTCCAATGGTAGGCAGGGTTCAGCCCGTGACGGGCAGTCTCCGTCTCATGCACAGCGGGGTGCAAAGGAAAATGGAACTCAATCTATGCAAG AGAGGAAGTGGCAGAGATGA